The DNA segment AGGCAGGATTTCGGTCGGATCGCCGATCGCGCGGGCCTTGATCGGTAAGGAAGTTGAAGATGTCGTGACGGTGAAGGCGCCGGGCGGCGATGTCGAGTACGAGATTATTTCGGTCAAATATATCTAGCCGGTTCGAGCGGGGAGGCGCTGCCTCCCCAATAGGCTATTTTTTCGGGTTCTGCCGGTAAACCACAGCAATTTGGCCGATAGACTGAATCAGCTCGGCTTGGGTTTCAGCGCAAATTTGTTCCGAGATCACTGCGCGTTCGTCCCGGTCGGCGCGAATTTTAATTTTGATCAGTTCGTGCGCATCCAGCGCGACATTGATTTCTTTCAGCACCGCTTCGGTCAGGCCGGCCTGACCGATGATCACCACCGGGTTCAAGGCATGTGCCTGGGCTTTGAGTTTTTTCTTTTGGATGGGATTCACGCAGTTTCCTTGACTTCTAAAACCGAGCGATTTTACACGAATAGAAAATATGGCACGCAGCAAAAGTAGCCAGCAGTGGATGCAGGAACATTTCCAGGACGAATATGTCAAGAAAGCCCAGGCCCTGGGCTATCGCTCGCGGGCGGTATTCAAGCTGATCGAAATTCAGGAAAAAGACAAAATCATCAAACCTGGTATTAATATAGTTGACCTGGGTGCGGCGCCCGGAGGTTGGTCGGAATACGCCAGCAAGATCGTCGGCAAGAAAAGTAAAGTGATTGCGCTGGATTTGTTGCCGATCGAACCGATCGAGGGTGTCGAATTCATCCAAGGCGACTTTCGGGAAGACGAAGTCCTGGAAAAATTGTACAAAGTGCTTGATGGTGAGCCGGTGCACTTGTTATTGTCGGATATGGCCCCCAATATGAGTGGTAGCCGGGAAATGGATCAGCCGCGCTCTATCTATCTCGGGGAATTGGCATTGGACGCCGCCCAGCGGATTTTAGTCAAGGGTGGGACGTTTTTAATAAAAATGTTCCAGGGCGGCGGTTTCGACGAGTACTATAATCAGGTGCGGCAGCAATTCAGCAGCGTCGCAATCAGAAAACCCAAGGCTTCGCGAGCGCGGAGCAACGAAGTCTACATTCTGGCGAAAGGTTTTAAATGAACCGGCGAAATGCCTCGATTACAGGCGGTCCCAGCCGGTAGGGTGCGAGTACTCCTGATACAATTACTCGGTTTTTAAATATGTTGGCCATTCCTG comes from the Methylomonas sp. EFPC3 genome and includes:
- the yhbY gene encoding ribosome assembly RNA-binding protein YhbY encodes the protein MNPIQKKKLKAQAHALNPVVIIGQAGLTEAVLKEINVALDAHELIKIKIRADRDERAVISEQICAETQAELIQSIGQIAVVYRQNPKK
- the rlmE gene encoding 23S rRNA (uridine(2552)-2'-O)-methyltransferase RlmE — its product is MARSKSSQQWMQEHFQDEYVKKAQALGYRSRAVFKLIEIQEKDKIIKPGINIVDLGAAPGGWSEYASKIVGKKSKVIALDLLPIEPIEGVEFIQGDFREDEVLEKLYKVLDGEPVHLLLSDMAPNMSGSREMDQPRSIYLGELALDAAQRILVKGGTFLIKMFQGGGFDEYYNQVRQQFSSVAIRKPKASRARSNEVYILAKGFK